Part of the Cyclopterus lumpus isolate fCycLum1 chromosome 16, fCycLum1.pri, whole genome shotgun sequence genome, GACtggccttcagcttcatggtgaccggccttcagcttcatggtgACCGGTCCATGTGAGGGGACtggccttcagcttcatgggGACCGGTCCATGTGAGGGGACtggccttcagcttcatgggGACCGGTCCATGTGAGGGGACtggccttcagcttcatggtgaccggccttcagcttcatggtgtCAGGTCCATGTGAGGGGACCGGCCTTCAGCTTTATGGTGTCAGGTCCATGTGAGGGGACtggccttcagcttcatggggaccggccttcagcttcatggtgtcaggtccatgtgaggggaccggccttcagcttcatggtgtcaggtccatgtgaggggaccggccttcagcttcatggtgtcaggtccatgtgaggggaccggccttcagcttcatggggaccggccttcagcttcatggtgtCAGGTCCATGTGAGGGGACCGGTCTTCAGCTTCATGGGGaccggccttcagcttcatggtgtcaggtccatgtgaggggaccggccttcagcttcatggggaccggccttcagcttcatggtgtcaggtccatgtgaggggaccggccttcagcttcatggagaccggccttcagcttcatggtgtcaggtccatgtgaggggaccggccttcagcttcatggggaccggccttcagcttcatggtgtcaggtccatgtgaggggaccggccttcagcttcatggagaccggccttcagcttcatggtgtcaggtccatgtgaggggaccggccttcagcttcatggtgtcaggtccatgtgaggggaccggccttcagcttcatggtgACCGGTCCATGTGAGGGGaccggccttcagcttcatggggacgggccttcagcttcatggtgtcaggtccatgtgaggggaccggccttcagcttcatggggaccggccttcagcttcatggtgtcaggtccatgtgaggggaccggccttcagcttcatggtgtcaggtccatgtgaggggaccggccttcagcttcatggggaccggccttcagcttcatggtgtcaggtccatgtgaggggaccggccttcagcttcatggtgtcaggtccatgtgaggggaccggccttcagcttcatgggGACCGGTCCATGTGAGGGGaccggccttcagcttcatggtgtcaggtccatgtgaggggaccggccttcagcttcatggtgtcaggtccatgtgaggggaccggccttcagcttcatgggGACCGGTCCATGTGAGGGGaccggccttcagcttcatggtgtcaggtccatgtgaggggaccggccttcagcttcatgggGACCGGTCCATGTGAGGGGaccggccttcagcttcatggtgtcaggtccatgtgaggggaccggccttcagcttcatggtgtcaggtccatgtgaggggaccggccttcagcttcatggtgtcaggtccatgtgaggggaccggccttcagcttcatggtgtcaggtccatgtgaggggaccggccttcagcttcatggtgtCAGGTCCATGTGAGGTGCGTAAAAAGAACCCCGGAACAGGTTCTTTACTTGAGgtcaaacaaaagaagaaaggcCTCACGAGATGTCCGTTAATGGCTAACCGGGTCGGCTTCACCTGGAGGCAAAcctgtgcacgtgcacgtgaaGAGGCTTCGGTACACACGTGCACGTGAAGAGGCTTCGGTACACACGTGCACGCCCGGGAGACAGAAATGACCACTTCTTTCCCATCAGGGCGCTCTGTGTCAACACTTTTCAGGATATTGAATCTCTGGGCGACTCTCACTGTTAATAAGATCCATACGGTGCACTTCCTGTACGACCTGTCGTAAAAGAATTAAATATATCTTCGTTATCTTCATTCATAATTAAGCTGATTCATGCAGGAATTTAacgcacaacacacaacacacaacacacacaatactttACTAAAGCAACATGACACCCTGTGTCAGATATTTGCATGCAAAAGAAACTGGAGTTAGTTTTTCCTCATGCTGGATGTTATTATTAAACCCTGCGCTATCGACCAGAACCACCAGAGGTCGCTGTCGGCCCTCACACCCTCGACCCCTCTGCTCGTggtcctggggggggggggggggggggctgcttgTCATTGTGAGGTCTGGGCCGCCACCTGCTGGTCAGTCGAcgtatgatttttattttttatttcaggccACGAAAGGATTATTTCAAgtgatgtctctgtgtgtgtgtgcgtgtgtgcgtgtgtgcgtgtgtgtgtgcgtgtgtgtatatatacacacaaagacatcacttattattataatgattataatctataatctatgtatatatatggtatatatatatatatttataatacagttatatgtatatgtatatatatatatatatatacgtatatatatatatttatatgtatatatatacatatatatatgtatatatatatacatatatatatgtttttatatatatatacatataaatgtgttaatttgttcttttttttacactttattttgtcttttcaccacagatagaagacatatatttacagaaatgaaaaacaagtacAAATAACCCCCTtctttaaaaagtaaagaaggGGGTCTGGTTTGTCCTCTCAAAAACTTGATAAATCCTGATAACCATTCAAGCATTAATTAAGTGTTAATTTTCACTTCTACTCACATCAGTTTGAATTATTTCCATGTAATTATTACTGTGCTGCGTGGTGTGAACCAGCATGTAAACGTAAAAGCTTCAACATTAAAGGgtatttttatattatagtGCAAAACCTCATTTTAAACATCAACAAACACATTGACTTCTAAAAAGAGCCAAACATGCTGACTCATTTCTGGGTGAGGACTCTCCATTAGTAATCATAAGTACAGCTAACGTCAGACTCCATAGAAATAACGGTGCATCCTAATTGTGAATCCATCAAAACAACTcaatctttattattatatataattaactGTCCCTCGCTTCACAAATCGTCATATAATCAAATTAAGACTcttaaacattagtttttggtctcaatctctagtctcaagtcttcttcaatacagcgtgatgttcatttagtaaattatggtcatttagagtcaaacagaccataaagcaggggatgctttaggggcggggctacatggtgattgacaggtctctgccGCTACCTTGCTTTacagttgtttcctgtgaaaacacagaaaaaataaGGAGTAACTTTTTGTAAGATATCTGATATTTAAAGTGATGTGATGGTTGTTTtgtgatagatggatagatggatgaatggaaggatgatagatagatagacagatagatagatagatagatagatagacagatagacagatagatagatagatagatagatagataaatagatatatgatagataggtagatagataggtagatagatagatagatagatagatagatagatagatagatagataactagatagataggtagatagatagatagatagatatatgatagatagatagatagataggtagatagatagatagatagatagataactagatagatagatagatagataggtagatagatagataactagatagataggtagatagatagatagatagataggtagatagatagatagatagatagatatatgatagataggtagatagatagatagatagatagatatatgatagataggtagatagatagatagatagatagatagatagatagatagatagatagatagatatatgtatgtttaggtagatagatagataatagatagatagatagatagatagatgatggatagttagatagatagatagatatatagatagatgatggatggatgatagatagatagatatatgtatgtatagatagatagatgatggatggatgatagataggtagatagataggtagatagataggtagatagatatatgatagatagatagatagatacagtatatgatatatatatatatatgatagatatatagatagatagatatatgtatgtataagcCAATAAACACACTATCTTCTTGTTTgaccagttgtacatttcaaaTGGTCTCTTCTGAAGATGAAATATCAAAAATGACTTCAGTCACCATGGCTATAGAAGTACAACCTGTCTGTTTAGTACCATGGAGGGGAAAGCAGTGTGCAGGGGTCCTGGATGGCACCGTTACGCCTGGTGATGAGGCCGCTGATTGGTTGACAGGCCCTCGTCTCGCTGATCTCGACTCGACAAAAGCTGCTTTGCATTGTACGACAGCGTCGTGTCCGTCACACAAGCTGCCGCTACATaattgaagaagactttgtCCGAGCCCCGTGTTGAGTTTCTCCAGACTGCATTGTGTGTGCACTCCCCTTTTATTTGTTGAGGGCTAATTCACCGTCTGTTAAAAAGAcgaaggaagtgaggaagtgaggaagtgaggcCTATTCACCTCTCTGcctgcatagacttctatacaaccagaggagtcaccccctggtggttaggagagagaatgcagctttaacacatgaagcatagacttctatacaaccagagtagtcgccccctggtggtcaggagagagaatgcagctttaacacaagaagcatagacttctatacaaccagaggagtcgccccctggtggtcaggagagagaatgcagctttaacacatgaagcatagacttctatacaaccggaggagtcgccccgtggtggtcaggagagagaatgcagctttaacacacgaagcatagacttctatacaaccggaggagtcgccccctggtggtcaggagagagaatgcagctttaacacacgaagcatagacttctatacaaccggaggagtcgccccctggtggtcaggagagagaatgcagctttaacacatgaagcttagacttctatacaaccggaggagtcgccccctggtggtcaggagagagtatgcagctttaacacatgaagcatagacttctatacaatcggaggagtcgccccctggtggacaggagagagaatgcagctttaacacatgaagcatagacttctatacaaccggaggagtcgccccctggtggtcaggagagagaatgcagctttaacacatgaagcatagacttctatacaaccggaggagtcgccccctggtggtcaggagagagaatgcagctttaacacaagaagcatagacttctatacaaccggaggagtcgccccctggtggtcaggagagagaatgcagctttaacacacgaagcatagacttctatacaacccgaggagtcgccccctggtggtcaggagagagaatgcagctttaacacatgaagcttagacttctatacaaccggaggagtcgccccctggtggtcaggagagagtatgcagctttaacacatgaagcatagacttctatacaatcggaggagtcgccccctggtggtcaggagagagaatgcagctttaacacatgaagcatagacttctatacaaccggaggagtcgccccctggtggtcaggagagagaatgcagctttaacacatgaagcatagacttctatacaaccggaggagtctccccctggtggtcaggagagagaatgcagctttcacacacgaagcatagacttctatacaaccggaggagtcgccccctggtggtcaggagagagaatgcagctttaacacacgaagaatagacttctatacaaccggaggagtcgccccctggtggtcaggagagagaatgcagctttaacacatgaagcatagacttctatacaaccggaggagtcgccccctggtggtcaggagagagaatgcagctttaacacacgaagcatagacttctatacaaccggaggagtcgccccctggtggtcaggagagagaatgcagctttaacacatgaagcttagacttctatacaaccagaggagttgtcAAAGTGACCTCGTTCTCTCTCTGAAATGAACACAACGTGTCTGGTGGATGAGAGCCGACGTCTCGGTGCCCCTGAACACCACACAGAAGAACAGCTGAAGGAAGGCCGAGCAGCCTGCGTGGTGTTCAAGGTCTCCTTCGTGCAGTTGGCCAAGGAAGCGTCTTCTTCCCGGTAACGGCTCTTTATATTAATCAGCTTCAATAAATAATTGAAGAACACCCGAGACTGTGtggtacatttaattaaatacgTTTCATCTCTCACACATGAATGGAAATCTGTCGTGTGAAATAGTCGGAGTTAAAAAATGAAAGTTATTTTAGGACAAAAAGGGAAACGTGTTTCAGACCCAAAGCAGGCGCTTCACACTCAATGCAGCGGTTCTTTTACaatactaaaatatatattttattacattttggacAATTTGTTCCCTCATAAACTCTTCTCGGTTCGTGTCGttctttttcactttttggAAAATTTTAATTTagaatattcatattaatatcaatatgaaTGATACTGATGAATAAGCTGTACCGAATAATTACTAATCAattttttgtaattataatTATCAAAACATCTCTAATCTTTAGTAATAAGGATAATTAACACATAATCTCTATGTaatcaatatataaaatactttaGGACATGTTTCATAATTAATTGCGCTGCACGACTTCGTGGTCCATATTGAGTTTCTCCAGACTGCATGTGTCCAATCTTAAAATCTTCTTTGCCCTCTTTGAGTTGAcagtctgacctttgacctccgtcACACGTCTGCGCTGCGGTTCGAGTCCTGAAACGTGAATGTGTGAACTGGTCTGTAACATGTAGCCGTTCCATAGAGAGCCTACGAGTCTATAACAGGCAGCTCAAGTCAcacatgcattatttattaaaatcagTAAAGGTCGCACTGGGAGTCGTTCCTGATGAGCGTAATGCAACTGCGTCTATGAAAGGCGAGACAGAGGAATTCATATGCAAATGATTTCATAAGAGCTCAGTGTGAATACATAATGACACATCGTGAGGTCATTTATTGTGCCAGCTTTTCCATTTTGAGACTACTGGATCAGGAAGAGCTGCATTACCCCCCCATTAGCCACTGGGTGGTGCCAGTGAGCTCTTCAAGCCCGACACGTGTTTAAAGAGATGAAGctcacactttttaaaaagacaacacaTGTGGAAGGATGATATTTTTATTGATTGAAGACTTGCAGGACAACAAAGTCGGCTTGCACCGATTCATCGTTACAAAAGGGGCGTTGGTTGAGCTCAACGCCCCTAAAATGATCGACATGGACAGAGAATTATTGGTTTCAAATGGGTGCCATGTTAGACTTTCTTGGAGGCCGGGTGCTCCTTGCTCGCCACGCTGCTCTCGTGGCAGCCGATGAAGAACTCGTTGCAGGCGACGGTGAGCGCGGCGACCAGAACCACGAACTCCTGGAAGTCCACTTCGCCGTCCTTGTTCTCATCCAGGTCGGCGAAGATCTTGTCCACCACGCGGGGGTCCTTGCTGGCCTGGAAGggcagaaaagagagaggattATTAATAACTCCCACGCCCTTCCATCAGTTTCATGCAATTTTCTCACGTCCTTAAAATAGAATTTTCCTTAAGGTATGAAGATAATTCTGGACCTGTTGTACAAGTCGTGCACAAACGCATCAAGTCACAATTACTGGAATGAAATTGCACAATTCTGTAAATTCTTTTTAGACCTGAAGAAAGAAGGTAGCTCTTCCACAACGAGTGCAGAAgtttgtcccttttttaaatttataaaGTTTAGGCACGGCCATGTTTTATGAATCGTTCATTTAAAAATCACTTTTCCGGGTGAGTTTGCTGCGGCAATAAAGACCTTAAAACAGAGAAGTCTCAGCCAACGTGTGTTATAGAAACtcataataaaaatacatttaaaaagcgctttaaaaaaaaacagaatcatAACGTTTGAATTGGCGTACGACCTGAATATaagatttctttatttatattagAATGAGCTTGTGTCGTCTCCTCAGAGTTCCTCACGTTTCTACTGGAGCCCAGGAGGGACAAACGGAGGTTTGACAGCTCATCGAGCTGGAGACGCAGAATAAAGACAATCTAGAGTCAAGTAGAATTTGTGGATCGATTTagttaaaaatacaatttatcCATACTGAGTATTTGAAAACACACCGACTGTGTTTCTCCTCTCCGACAACAAGTCAAATGTTCAGGACATGTTTCCcttcattataaaataaaaagcatttatgAACGTGCGACACTCACGGCCAGGAAGTCGGCGAGCTCGCCCTGCAGCAGGCTCTTCAGCTCCAGCTTGCTCAGCTTGTACTTGTCTCCTTCTTTTCCAGAGTAGGAGTGGAACACCTCGATGAGGCCCTCCATGGCGGTCTGCAGCTGGGAGGTCATGGTGCGGTCCTTCTGGTTCAATGCCTAGAACGACCAACAACGGAAACAACTGAATATCCAGAAGAAGAAATCAAGACGAGTTGGAGGAGAGAAGATGTGATGCTGCTCCATCAGCTCGGACGGATCACGTGACGTTCAGAGGGAGAAACCAAAGCTGTTCTTTTGTGTGACGGCCGTGAGGGTCCGGTGGGTTTTAAGTACCGAAAACTGGTCCTGAAAGCTAAATATTGGAAAGGAAATAAGTAAAATAGATATTCTGCCGCCCTGAGGAaccgtgtttttattttattcttcatCTCTGAAGCTCCACGGTTTAATCAGTCAATCATAAATCGCCTGTTGGGGAATAAAATGGTTTaacatctttttatatatatatatatatatatatatatatatatatatatatttttttttaaactcccaCTTCTGAAAGCATTTATTCAAATTTAAAAGCAAGATTTAAAGTTGTATCACTTCATTTCTATTGCCgatttagattattattttaccCTAAAACAGATTGCATAAGAAGATTTCCGAAAACTACtcatttttaaattacattttacaaaaggTGAGATAATTTCCTCAAGCAAAAGCAACTCAGATGTCTCAAATCTGCCATTTCCTCTTTTAAAGTTACATAAAGTTATTCTTTTACCAACGCTCCCATTCCGTTGGGTCCTGTAGAGTTGAACCAGTTTAAACATCTAAACTTACACCACCTGCCCGTTCAGCATCAGACacctgagagggggggggggggggggggggcacaaaggGACCGACCTCCTGCAGCTCGTGCACAAAGCTTTTCATGCCGGTCACGTTTCATCATTTCAATGTCTGGCGATTCGTATCTGAAGCTTCTGGAGAGGCTTCCATAATTAATGCATCTGTGTGAATGAACTCCATCACCTCTCCAAAATGATGCGGGGCCACCTTCCCTCAATTAGTGCACCTGAGTGCCTTTAATTGCCTTTAATTGCCGttaatcacccccccccccccccccacggagCCAATTAAAAACCTTTGAAATGCCAAATGCAAAAGCTGGAGTTAATTAACTGAGACGAAAGCACAAACATTAGATTTTTTGGAAAGTGACAACCAGAGTGCAGATGGCACTCCACAAGAAAAATATATAGCAATAATTTATATGTATACAATCACATTTTCCGGAATAGTCTCACATGCTTTCTGTCTTTAAAGTGTATTTGACTTTTATGAATTGAATAGCAAAGACACCTCACCTGAAGGCTGACAGCTGCGGGTGGAAGCGGCTCCGGCTCTCACCAGTTATATGGGCTCCTCTCACCTGTGTGGAGCCCCGCAtcagataagccccgcccccctccagaCAGCTGCAACAGCACCTGTGTGGAGCCCCGCAtcagataagccccgcccccctccagaCAGCTGTCGGCCCATGAAAGGCCACCACAGTTTATTATTGCCTTTTTTAGTCTAATAACACCAATTATGACCATTTACAACACGTTAAACTCCTCCCACCGCCATATGGACCGCCCCCTTTTTATAAATGATTAAGAAAAAACCTGTATGGCAAAGCATTGACCTATTTATGACACTAATTAGATATTTAATAACTAATTAAGTTCATTAATTAATGTcatctggtaaaaaaaagaaaagaaaaaacatagaTGAAAAGTATTTCAATATTCGTGTATATTCGTATTCTTTAATACAAAtagtagttttttttgtatcacaATCCACTTTGAATATAATCAATATTTGCCATATATTAGCTAAAATAACAgaaatctaaattaaaaaaatacatatatatatatatatatataataaacccTTTTGGTTTCAACTTTTGGAAGGTGTTACCTAGCAGcactgaattaattaattaagtaaattattaagaaatgtctaatgtttgaaatgaaaaactTTTAGTGCCACTTCATATAGCGGAGCTTCAAGGGAAGTCGGCCTCTTTTCACAGGAAGTGAAGCGTCGGGGTGGATTTACATCGATATCTCCAGACCAACAATATAAAGGCTTTATGGATATTTTGCATGCTTCTCGTTAAACATTTGCTTCCTTTCTCCAAACCAAAGAGCCGTTGGAGGTGGCCGCGGTTCACAGGTGAGGCTGGAGATGCTCCTCAGCTTAAGAATGGCAACAAAATATAGCTTTTCCAAATGTTAACATTTGGCTGTTGTATTAATGAAAAGCTGAAACTCTCTTTCAGATCAGAggaagatttattttctttgaccCAGCTGATGTGTGAAAGTAgacctctcatctctcctttgTGTGGGGAACCAAAGGAACCGTCTCCGGTTACTAAAACCAACCGCAGAGATGCACGATGATGTGAGACGTGCACATAATCACAGAGCCAACACATTTACTTTACACACTCAGAAGTACACAAATTATGGATATCCAGCATTTCACAAGTAATGAAAACGAGGCACACAcgatactttaaataaataaatatatacatattatatatatatgtataaatatatagaattaaatataaaacaatgtatatatataaataaatatataaatatatttaaagtatcGTATGTGCCCTCAccctatatatttatatttctatatatatatatatttacatatatacatatgcatattttccatatatatatatatatgtatatatatagaattaaatataaaacaatgtatatatatataaataaatatataaatatattttaagtatCGTATGTGCCCTCACcctatatatttttatatatatatatatatatatatatagggtgAGGGCACATACgatactttaaatatatatatatatatatatatatatatatacatatatcgaAGTATATGGAACGCTTTAAAGAAGTCTTCCTCTctcttattaaaatataaacagtTTGTATCCAACATAATACAATAAAAGGcatcaaataacaacaacattgaccACAGAGCTTGTTTTTGTCAACAGGCAACCTGTCTAGCAGCTAATATTGCACAACGACTTTTCTCAcaacatatatactgtatgtggcaGTTTTAAAGAGCATAAGGATAAGCATATTTATTATTCTTGTATTACTCCCTCTGCAGGACTTCAACCAGAAGGTAACAAGTTCAAGGGTGTCATCTGACGGCCATTTGCACACTGTCGAAATGACCTCACACGT contains:
- the s100a1 gene encoding protein S100-A1, whose translation is MTSQLQTAMEGLIEVFHSYSGKEGDKYKLSKLELKSLLQGELADFLAASKDPRVVDKIFADLDENKDGEVDFQEFVVLVAALTVACNEFFIGCHESSVASKEHPASKKV